The Kosakonia sacchari SP1 genome includes a window with the following:
- a CDS encoding YbdK family carboxylate-amine ligase: protein MPLPDFHVSEPFTLGIELELQVVNPPGYDLSQDSSRLIEAVKYQISAGEVKHDITESMLEIATGVCRDINQAAHQFSAMQHVILQAASEHHVQICGGGTHPFQKWQRQEICNDERYSRTLETFGYLMQQATVFGQHVHVGCTNGDDAIYLLHGLSRFVPHFIALSAASPYIQGTDTRYASSRLNIFSSFPDNGPMPWVANWQEFEGLFRRLSYTSMIESIKDLHWDIRPSPHFGTVEVRVMDTPLTLSHAVNVAGFIQALSHWLLTERPFKHQPQDYLLYKFNRFQACRYGLEGLITDVHTGERYTIADDLTRLLEKLAPSADKLNAGSALDVLANVVKRGKSEAQMMREFIADGGSLIGLMQKHAEIWAAG from the coding sequence ATGCCACTGCCGGATTTTCATGTCTCTGAACCGTTTACGCTCGGCATTGAACTGGAGTTACAGGTTGTTAACCCGCCGGGCTATGATTTGAGCCAGGACTCTTCACGCCTGATTGAAGCGGTAAAATACCAGATAAGTGCCGGTGAGGTAAAACATGACATTACCGAAAGCATGCTGGAGATTGCCACCGGCGTGTGCCGGGATATCAACCAGGCGGCACATCAGTTTTCCGCTATGCAGCATGTGATTTTGCAGGCGGCATCCGAGCACCATGTGCAGATATGCGGCGGCGGCACTCACCCTTTTCAGAAGTGGCAACGTCAGGAGATCTGCAATGATGAGCGTTATAGCCGCACGCTGGAGACGTTTGGTTATTTGATGCAACAAGCGACGGTGTTTGGCCAGCATGTGCATGTTGGCTGCACCAACGGTGACGACGCAATCTATTTGCTGCATGGTCTTTCCCGTTTTGTGCCGCACTTTATTGCGCTCAGCGCCGCCTCGCCCTATATCCAGGGCACCGACACCCGCTACGCGTCGTCGCGCCTGAACATCTTCTCTTCCTTTCCTGATAATGGCCCGATGCCGTGGGTGGCGAACTGGCAGGAGTTTGAAGGACTGTTTCGCCGTCTGAGCTACACCTCGATGATTGAAAGCATTAAAGATTTGCACTGGGACATTCGTCCCAGCCCGCATTTTGGCACCGTTGAAGTGCGGGTCATGGACACGCCACTAACGCTTTCGCACGCCGTTAATGTTGCCGGGTTTATCCAGGCGTTGTCACACTGGCTGCTGACTGAGCGGCCGTTTAAACACCAGCCGCAGGATTATTTACTGTATAAATTCAACCGATTCCAGGCTTGCCGTTATGGGCTGGAAGGTCTGATTACCGATGTACATACCGGTGAGCGGTATACCATTGCTGACGATCTCACTCGCCTGCTGGAGAAGCTCGCGCCGTCGGCTGATAAGCTCAATGCGGGTAGCGCACTGGATGTACTGGCAAACGTGGTGAAACGCGGGAAAAGTGAAGCACAGATGATGCGTGAGTTTATCGCCGATGGTGGCTCGCTGATTGGATTAATGCAAAAACATGCTGAGATTTGGGCGGCAGGCTAA
- the pdxR gene encoding MocR-like pyridoxine biosynthesis transcription factor PdxR: protein MIRHLLNVNFDGQRGLQEQVRECLINAILSGIFPADTALPSCRQLASQLNVSRNTTALVFEGLVNEGYLVSRPRSGYYLHPDYYRCGQNPTPPAPECESAAPRWGNRLKITPSQQESILKPAGWMHYRYPFIYGQPYTQQFPLASWRAAANWLHGGVRDPAWVIDHIDQDVPMLIEQIRTRVLPKRGIVAAPDEILITLGSQNALYLLTRLLMSPATRVAVENPGFREAINTFLLSEPQIVPHDVDSEGLVLNETPCDYYYVTPGHQVPTGVTMSKARRTQLLDYAARHDAVVIEDDYDSESNFMQNPLPALKASDRSGRVIYVSSLSKALSPGLRLGYMVAAPEIIDEARALRRLVYRHPPTNIQYQMAHFLAQGHYETHLRRYHEDSARRWDCLHNALLTFLPECQLMQGSEHANAFWLRTPEQINTQQLTWRAAHAGVLIEPGARHFLDVAPPDNFFRMGFHAINPDAIAPGVEVLRGQLAQLC, encoded by the coding sequence ATGATTCGTCACCTGTTGAATGTGAATTTTGACGGCCAGCGTGGGTTGCAGGAGCAAGTCCGCGAATGTTTGATCAACGCCATTCTGAGCGGGATTTTCCCGGCAGATACCGCGCTGCCCTCCTGCCGTCAGCTTGCCAGCCAGCTTAACGTTTCACGCAATACCACCGCGCTGGTGTTTGAAGGCCTGGTCAACGAAGGTTATCTGGTGAGCCGCCCGCGCAGCGGTTATTACCTGCACCCGGATTACTACCGTTGCGGGCAAAACCCGACACCACCTGCACCTGAATGCGAGAGCGCTGCACCACGCTGGGGCAACCGCCTAAAAATCACCCCCAGCCAGCAGGAATCAATCCTTAAACCAGCGGGCTGGATGCACTACCGCTACCCGTTTATCTACGGTCAGCCCTATACGCAGCAATTCCCGCTTGCCAGCTGGCGCGCGGCGGCAAACTGGTTGCACGGCGGCGTGCGCGATCCGGCGTGGGTGATCGATCATATTGACCAGGATGTGCCGATGTTGATTGAGCAGATCCGCACCCGCGTGTTGCCAAAACGCGGCATCGTTGCCGCACCCGATGAGATCCTGATTACGCTCGGCTCGCAAAACGCGCTCTATCTGCTGACGCGCCTGCTCATGTCACCCGCAACCCGCGTGGCAGTGGAGAACCCGGGGTTTCGCGAAGCCATTAACACCTTCTTATTAAGCGAGCCGCAAATCGTGCCGCACGACGTGGACAGCGAAGGGCTGGTGCTCAACGAAACACCTTGCGACTACTACTATGTGACGCCGGGCCACCAGGTGCCGACCGGCGTGACGATGAGTAAAGCGCGGCGTACGCAATTGCTAGATTATGCGGCTCGCCATGATGCAGTGGTGATAGAGGACGATTACGACTCGGAAAGTAATTTTATGCAAAATCCGCTGCCCGCGCTGAAAGCCAGCGATCGCAGCGGGCGCGTGATTTATGTCAGCAGCTTGTCCAAAGCGCTGTCGCCGGGGTTACGGCTGGGGTATATGGTCGCCGCGCCCGAAATCATTGACGAAGCGCGGGCGCTGCGCCGCCTGGTGTACCGTCATCCGCCAACCAATATTCAATACCAGATGGCGCATTTTCTGGCGCAGGGGCATTACGAAACCCATTTGCGCCGCTACCACGAAGACTCCGCCCGCCGCTGGGATTGCCTGCACAACGCGCTGCTCACGTTTTTGCCGGAGTGCCAGTTAATGCAGGGTAGCGAACATGCCAACGCCTTCTGGCTGCGCACGCCAGAACAGATCAACACCCAGCAACTGACCTGGCGCGCCGCACACGCAGGCGTGTTGATTGAGCCGGGCGCGCGGCATTTTCTTGATGTTGCGCCGCCGGATAACTTCTTTCGGATGGGATTTCACGCGATCAATCCGGATGCCATTGCACCTGGCGTGGAGGTCTTGCGCGGCCAACTGGCGCAGCTGTGTTGA
- a CDS encoding transporter substrate-binding domain-containing protein, which translates to MKNVFGKYCLAATIALAFSLHAVAADLPEIEKSGTMKVATEDDYAPFNFMNNGQTDGFNKDMLEELRKYAKFNINQSILPWTGLLAAVSTGQYDMALTGAVITDERLNVFNFTPPWASAQHYFVKRADDKTLNTIADLSGKKVGVQAGSALLARLPELKAMLEKVGGKLGPVVEYQSYPEAYADLANKRVDYVINVVISVNDLVKAKPKVFAKGLAVSGPGYMAWPIPKNSPELLKFMTGFMNHMTETGKLTELQKKWFGETYELPKEPITSADQFHKLAGL; encoded by the coding sequence ATGAAAAACGTATTCGGCAAATATTGTCTTGCAGCCACGATCGCTTTGGCATTTTCCTTACACGCAGTCGCAGCGGATTTACCCGAAATTGAAAAATCTGGCACCATGAAAGTGGCGACCGAAGACGATTACGCGCCATTCAATTTTATGAATAATGGCCAGACGGATGGTTTTAATAAGGACATGCTTGAGGAATTACGCAAATACGCGAAATTCAATATTAACCAAAGTATCTTACCGTGGACGGGGCTACTCGCTGCGGTTTCCACCGGCCAATATGATATGGCACTTACCGGTGCGGTAATTACCGATGAACGTCTCAATGTCTTTAATTTCACCCCGCCGTGGGCCTCCGCGCAGCACTATTTTGTCAAACGCGCCGACGATAAAACCTTAAATACCATAGCCGATCTCAGCGGTAAAAAAGTAGGCGTACAGGCGGGCAGCGCACTGTTGGCGCGTTTGCCGGAGCTGAAAGCGATGCTGGAGAAAGTAGGCGGAAAACTCGGGCCGGTAGTGGAATATCAATCCTACCCGGAAGCCTACGCCGATCTGGCGAACAAGCGCGTTGATTACGTGATTAACGTGGTGATTTCCGTCAACGATCTAGTGAAAGCCAAACCGAAGGTCTTTGCCAAAGGCCTGGCCGTTTCCGGTCCGGGTTACATGGCGTGGCCGATCCCGAAAAACTCACCGGAGCTGCTGAAATTTATGACCGGTTTTATGAATCATATGACTGAAACCGGCAAGCTCACTGAGTTGCAGAAGAAGTGGTTTGGTGAAACCTATGAACTGCCGAAAGAGCCGATTACCAGCGCCGATCAGTTCCACAAGTTAGCCGGTTTGTAA
- a CDS encoding amino acid ABC transporter permease: MDLISWQLLIEGAWTTLWISGVAIAFGVVIGLVIAFVRMMKIPFIDQFLVVYISLARATPLVTLVLFLFLSLPTLGINLDKTLAAIVALTLNTSAFNAEIWRNAFRNFPREQREAAESVGMRRWTYFRHIMLPQMWIESLPALVNEMSFLIKGSPAIAVIGVVDLTRVTNRISSVTYEPLSPILAAALLYVIIIGLLLKLQGVAERKAKRLAR, from the coding sequence ATGGACTTAATCTCATGGCAGTTATTGATTGAAGGCGCATGGACGACCCTCTGGATCTCAGGCGTGGCGATTGCGTTCGGGGTGGTCATCGGCCTGGTTATCGCCTTTGTCCGCATGATGAAGATCCCGTTTATTGACCAGTTTCTGGTGGTTTACATCAGCCTGGCGCGAGCTACGCCGTTGGTAACGCTGGTGCTGTTTCTGTTTTTATCCCTGCCGACGCTCGGTATTAATCTGGATAAAACACTGGCGGCGATTGTCGCGCTGACGCTGAACACCTCAGCGTTTAACGCGGAAATCTGGCGTAACGCGTTTCGTAATTTCCCCCGTGAACAGCGGGAAGCGGCGGAATCCGTAGGGATGCGGCGCTGGACCTATTTTCGCCATATTATGCTGCCGCAAATGTGGATCGAGAGCCTGCCGGCTCTGGTTAACGAGATGTCGTTTTTGATCAAAGGCAGCCCGGCGATCGCAGTGATTGGCGTGGTGGATTTAACGCGCGTCACCAACCGGATCTCATCAGTCACCTATGAACCGCTGTCGCCGATCCTCGCCGCGGCGCTGTTATACGTGATTATTATCGGCCTGCTGCTGAAGTTGCAGGGAGTAGCTGAACGCAAAGCGAAGCGCCTGGCGCGATAA